A part of Phaenicophaeus curvirostris isolate KB17595 chromosome 29, BPBGC_Pcur_1.0, whole genome shotgun sequence genomic DNA contains:
- the DEDD gene encoding death effector domain-containing protein isoform X1, with protein MAAFKRSRAQAWPEERDDRKHGLYSLHRMFDIVGTHLTHRDVRVLSFLFVDVIDDYERGMIRSGRDFLLALERQGRCDETNFRQVLQLLRIITRHDLLPYVTLKRRRAVCPDLVDKYLEETSIRYVTPRAHSEAEHGLGHPHKSVPPHHPVVCCSAAGPQICAKRPGRGRAPLSTQRKRRKSATPDPKEKQTCGERRWEAGLWGGNPGRGIRSAHRLPADIRLRVRAEYCQHETALEGNVFSNKQDPLERQFECFNQANTILKSRDLGSIICDIKFSELTYLDAFWRDYINGSLLEALKGVFITDSLKQAVGHEAIKLLVNVDEEDYEVGRQKLLRNLMLQTAP; from the exons ATGGCCGCCTTCAAGCGGAGCCGCGCGCAGGCCTGGCCGGAGGAGCGGGACGACCGCAAGCACGGGCTGTACAGCCTGCACCGCATGTTCGACATCGTGGGCACCCACCTCACCCACCGGGACGTGCGtgtcctctccttcctcttcgTGGACGTCATCGACGACTACGAGCGCGGGATGATCCGCAGCGGCCGGGACTTCCTGCTGGCTCTGGAGCGGCAGGGCCGCTGCGACGAGACCAACTTCCGCCaggtcctgcagctgctgcGCATCATCACGCGCCACGACCTGCTGCCGTACGTCACTCTTAAGAGGCGCCGCGCCG tGTGTCCAGATTTGGTGGACAAGTACCTGGAGGAGACGTCCATCCGCTACGTGACGCCCCGGGCGCACAGCGAGGCAGAGCACGGCCTCGGCCACCCCCATAAATCAG tgcctccccaccaccCCGTCGTCTGCTGCTCTGCCGCCGGCCCCCAGATCTGCGCCAAGCGGCCCGGCCGCGGCCGCGCGCCCCTCAGCACCCAGCGCAAGCGGCGGAAGTCGGCGACGCCGGATCCGAAGGAGAAGCAAACGTGTGGTGAGCGCCGTTGGGAAGCGGGGTTGTGGGGGGGGAATCCGGGACGGGGAATCCGCAGCGCTCACCGCCTTCCCGCAGACATCCGGCTGCGCGTGCGAGCCGAGTACTGCCAGCACGAGACGGCGCTGGAGGGCAACGTCTTCTCCAACAAGCAGGACCCCTTGGAGCGCCAGTTTGAGTGCTTCAACCAGGCCAACACCATCCTGAAATCCCGGGACCTGGGCTCCATCATCTGTGACATAAAGTTCTCAGAGCTCACCTACCTCGACGCCTTCTGGCGCGACTACATCAACGGCTCCTTGCTCGAGGCCCTCAAGGGCGTCTTCATCACGGACTCGCTCAAACAGGCTGTGGGCCACGAAGCCATCAAACTGCTGGTCAATGTGGACGAGGAGGACTACGAAGTGGGGCGACAGAAACTCCTGAGGAACTTGATGCTGCAGACAGCTCCCTGA
- the NIT1 gene encoding deaminated glutathione amidase isoform X1, with the protein MLRALSRTPLCPPRGPCSSVTPGSSMAAVAPLKPLVAVAQVTSTPDKEQNFAACAGLVREAAQRGAGLVFLPEAFDFIGRDTAQTLSMAEPLDGDLMGRYARLARDCGVWLSLGGFHERGHDWATTQRIYNCHAVLDHDGRLVAAYRKAHLCDVELEGRVSMRESSFTNPGPELVAPVPTPAGKLGLSVCYDLRFPELSLALRRAGAEILTFPSAFTVPTGSAHWEVLLRARAIETQCYVVAAAQTGQNHERRVSYGHALVVDPWGAVVAQCREGPGLCYAEIDLQYLHRVRREIPVFGHRRHDLYGIVEAAGLAPAP; encoded by the exons AT GCTGCGGGCGCTGTCTCGaacccccctgtgccccccgaGAGGCCCGTGCAGCTCCGTGACCCCAGG CTCCTCGATGGCGGCCGTGGCGCCGCTGAAGCCGCTGGTGGCCGTGGCCCAGGTGACCTCGACACCAGACAAGGAGCAGAACTTCGCGGCGTGCGCGGGGCTGGTGCGCGAGGCGGCTCAGCGCGGCGCCGGCCTCGTCTTCCTCCCCGAAGCCTTCGACTTCATCGGCCGCGACACCGCGCAGACGCTCAGCATGGCCGAGCCCCTCGACGGGGACCTCATGGGCCGCTACGCCCGGCTCGCCAG GGACTGCGGCGTTTGGCTCTCGCTGGGCGGCTTCCACGAGCGCGGCCACGACTGGGCCACCACCCAGCGCATCTACAACTGCCACGCGGTGCTGGACCACGACG GTCGCCTCGTGGCCGCCTACCGCAAGGCCCACTTGTGCGACGTGGAGCTCGAGGGCCGCGTCTCCATGAGGGAGAGCAGCTTCACCAACCCCGGCCCCGAGCTGGTGGCCCCGGTGCCCACGCCCGCGGGGAAG CTCGGCCTCTCCGTCTGCTACGACCTGCGCTTCCCCGAGCTCTCGCTGGCGCTGCGGCGCGCGGGCGCCGAGATCCTCACCTTCCCCTCGGCCTTCACCGTCCCCACCGGCTCGGCCCACTGGGAG GTGCTGCTGCGGGCTCGCGCCATCGAGACCCAGTGCTACGTGGTGGCGGCCGCCCAGACCGGGCAGAACCACGAGCGCCGCGTCTCCTACGGCCACGCGCTGGTGGTCGATCCCTGGGGCGCCGTGGTGGCACAGTGCCGCGAGGGGCCCGGGCTTTGCTACGCCGAGATCGACCTCCAGTACCTGCACCGCGTCCGCCGGGAGATCCCGGTGTTTGGCCACCGCCGGCACGACCTCTACGGCATCGTGGAGGCCGCGGGGCTGGCGCCGGCACCGTGA
- the NIT1 gene encoding deaminated glutathione amidase isoform X2, with protein MAAVAPLKPLVAVAQVTSTPDKEQNFAACAGLVREAAQRGAGLVFLPEAFDFIGRDTAQTLSMAEPLDGDLMGRYARLARDCGVWLSLGGFHERGHDWATTQRIYNCHAVLDHDGRLVAAYRKAHLCDVELEGRVSMRESSFTNPGPELVAPVPTPAGKLGLSVCYDLRFPELSLALRRAGAEILTFPSAFTVPTGSAHWEVLLRARAIETQCYVVAAAQTGQNHERRVSYGHALVVDPWGAVVAQCREGPGLCYAEIDLQYLHRVRREIPVFGHRRHDLYGIVEAAGLAPAP; from the exons ATGGCGGCCGTGGCGCCGCTGAAGCCGCTGGTGGCCGTGGCCCAGGTGACCTCGACACCAGACAAGGAGCAGAACTTCGCGGCGTGCGCGGGGCTGGTGCGCGAGGCGGCTCAGCGCGGCGCCGGCCTCGTCTTCCTCCCCGAAGCCTTCGACTTCATCGGCCGCGACACCGCGCAGACGCTCAGCATGGCCGAGCCCCTCGACGGGGACCTCATGGGCCGCTACGCCCGGCTCGCCAG GGACTGCGGCGTTTGGCTCTCGCTGGGCGGCTTCCACGAGCGCGGCCACGACTGGGCCACCACCCAGCGCATCTACAACTGCCACGCGGTGCTGGACCACGACG GTCGCCTCGTGGCCGCCTACCGCAAGGCCCACTTGTGCGACGTGGAGCTCGAGGGCCGCGTCTCCATGAGGGAGAGCAGCTTCACCAACCCCGGCCCCGAGCTGGTGGCCCCGGTGCCCACGCCCGCGGGGAAG CTCGGCCTCTCCGTCTGCTACGACCTGCGCTTCCCCGAGCTCTCGCTGGCGCTGCGGCGCGCGGGCGCCGAGATCCTCACCTTCCCCTCGGCCTTCACCGTCCCCACCGGCTCGGCCCACTGGGAG GTGCTGCTGCGGGCTCGCGCCATCGAGACCCAGTGCTACGTGGTGGCGGCCGCCCAGACCGGGCAGAACCACGAGCGCCGCGTCTCCTACGGCCACGCGCTGGTGGTCGATCCCTGGGGCGCCGTGGTGGCACAGTGCCGCGAGGGGCCCGGGCTTTGCTACGCCGAGATCGACCTCCAGTACCTGCACCGCGTCCGCCGGGAGATCCCGGTGTTTGGCCACCGCCGGCACGACCTCTACGGCATCGTGGAGGCCGCGGGGCTGGCGCCGGCACCGTGA
- the S100A10 gene encoding protein S100-A10, translated as MPSPLEHAMETLMFTFHKYAGDKNHLSKDELRALMDSELPGFLQNQRDPMALDKIMKDLDQCRDGKVGFQGFFSLVAGLTIACNDYFVLHMKQKGKK; from the exons ATGCCGTCGCCACTGGAACACGCCATGGAGACCCTCATGTTCACCTTCCACAAATACGCGGGGGACAAGAATCATCTCAGCAAGGACGAGCTGCGCGCCCTGATGGACAGCGAGCTGCCCGGCTTCCTCCAG AACCAGCGGGACCCCATGGCCCTGGACAAGATCATGAAGGACCTGGACCAGTGCCGGGACGGGAAGGTCGGATTCCAGGGCTTCTTCTCGCTGGTGGCCGGACTGACCATCGCCTGCAACGACTACTTCGTGCTGCACATGAAGCAGAAGGGCAAGAAATGA
- the DEDD gene encoding death effector domain-containing protein isoform X2, translating to MAAFKRSRAQAWPEERDDRKHGLYSLHRMFDIVGTHLTHRDVRVLSFLFVDVIDDYERGMIRSGRDFLLALERQGRCDETNFRQVLQLLRIITRHDLLPYVTLKRRRAVCPDLVDKYLEETSIRYVTPRAHSEAEHGLGHPHKSVPPHHPVVCCSAAGPQICAKRPGRGRAPLSTQRKRRKSATPDPKEKQTCDIRLRVRAEYCQHETALEGNVFSNKQDPLERQFECFNQANTILKSRDLGSIICDIKFSELTYLDAFWRDYINGSLLEALKGVFITDSLKQAVGHEAIKLLVNVDEEDYEVGRQKLLRNLMLQTAP from the exons ATGGCCGCCTTCAAGCGGAGCCGCGCGCAGGCCTGGCCGGAGGAGCGGGACGACCGCAAGCACGGGCTGTACAGCCTGCACCGCATGTTCGACATCGTGGGCACCCACCTCACCCACCGGGACGTGCGtgtcctctccttcctcttcgTGGACGTCATCGACGACTACGAGCGCGGGATGATCCGCAGCGGCCGGGACTTCCTGCTGGCTCTGGAGCGGCAGGGCCGCTGCGACGAGACCAACTTCCGCCaggtcctgcagctgctgcGCATCATCACGCGCCACGACCTGCTGCCGTACGTCACTCTTAAGAGGCGCCGCGCCG tGTGTCCAGATTTGGTGGACAAGTACCTGGAGGAGACGTCCATCCGCTACGTGACGCCCCGGGCGCACAGCGAGGCAGAGCACGGCCTCGGCCACCCCCATAAATCAG tgcctccccaccaccCCGTCGTCTGCTGCTCTGCCGCCGGCCCCCAGATCTGCGCCAAGCGGCCCGGCCGCGGCCGCGCGCCCCTCAGCACCCAGCGCAAGCGGCGGAAGTCGGCGACGCCGGATCCGAAGGAGAAGCAAACGTGTG ACATCCGGCTGCGCGTGCGAGCCGAGTACTGCCAGCACGAGACGGCGCTGGAGGGCAACGTCTTCTCCAACAAGCAGGACCCCTTGGAGCGCCAGTTTGAGTGCTTCAACCAGGCCAACACCATCCTGAAATCCCGGGACCTGGGCTCCATCATCTGTGACATAAAGTTCTCAGAGCTCACCTACCTCGACGCCTTCTGGCGCGACTACATCAACGGCTCCTTGCTCGAGGCCCTCAAGGGCGTCTTCATCACGGACTCGCTCAAACAGGCTGTGGGCCACGAAGCCATCAAACTGCTGGTCAATGTGGACGAGGAGGACTACGAAGTGGGGCGACAGAAACTCCTGAGGAACTTGATGCTGCAGACAGCTCCCTGA